Within Actinosynnema pretiosum, the genomic segment TCCATGCGGACCTGCTCGACCGAGTCGAACAGGGCGGTGTCGGCCTTCTCCAGCGAGTCGAGCGCGGCGCCGAGGACGCGGCCGGTGGGCTGCGGGCCGAACGCCTCCCTGACCCGCTGCGCGAGGGCGCCGGTGAACTGGGCGTCGACGTCGTCGGCGCGGTAGCTGAACAGGACCGTCGGGTTGTGGTCGGCGAAGGCGAAGACCCACATCGAGCGGTGGGGTTCGAGCAGCATCGCGCCCCGGCCCGGTTCGAGGCCGTCGAGCGGGCCGTCGTGCTCGAACGCGGCGATCATGTAGCCGAGCCGCTTGAGGTAGCGCTCGTGCGGGCCGAACACGAGCGAGCGGACCGCGGAGCGGAGCCCGTCGGCGCCGACGACCAGGTCGAACCGCTCGGTGGTGGACGTGCCCGTCGCGGTGTCGAGCAGGGTGACGTCGACGCCGTCCGCGTCCTGGGCGATGGCGGCGGGGACGGTGGAGAAGCGGATCTCGACGTCGCCGGGGAGCGCGGCGAACGCAGCCCGCTCGGCGTCGCCGCGCAGCATCATCCAGGGCTTGCCGGGCAGGTCGGTCATGCCGAAGCCGGGGCGCGAGCCGCCCGCGCGGTCGATCTCCAGCGGGGGTCGGGGGGCGGTGCGGTCGTGCAGGTGGTCGAGGATGCCGAGCCTGCGGGCGGCGGCGTGACCGGCGCCGAACAGGGCGATGAAGTAGCCGCCGGAGCGGCGCTGGGCGGAGCGCTCGACGAGGACGGGGGTCCACCCGGCCCTGCGCAGGCGTCCGGCGGTGGCGAGTCCGGTGATCCCGGCGCCGACTACGAGTGCTCGTCGCTGCTTCGTGGTGATCATGGTGTTGAAGATACTGACCGGATCGGTCATTTGGTCAGTTCGTGAGGCGCGCCACAGCCGCAGGGGTTCGCGAGTGGGGTTCAGCTCTGCGCGGTGCGGCGGTCGGGCACCCGGCCCGCGCGCAGGGCCACCACGATCTGGACCACCGCCAGCGCCGCGACCAGCCACAACGAGGCCCGCCACGACCCGGTGCGCTCGGCGAGGTGACCGGCCGCGACCGGGCCCGCCGCGGCCAGCAGGTAACCGAGGGACTGGGCCATGCCGGAGAGCGCGGTGGTCTCGGCGTGCGTGCGACCGCGCAGGCCGATCAGGGACAGCGCCACCACCAGGGACGACCCGGTGCCCAGGCCGATCACGACGGTCCACAGCGCGCTCAGCCCCGGTGCGGCCAGCAGGCCGAGGACGCCCAGCAGCATCGGGGTGCTCGCGGTGACCGCCGCCGCGACCTGGGTGGCCGGGTCCCGCATCAGGCGCGGGATCACCAGCCCCGCGGCGATCCCGGTGACCTGGTAGGCGAACAGGTGCAGACCGGCCTGCTCGGGGCTGACGCCCGCCGTGGTCTCGATCGTGGGCAGCCAGGTGACCACGACGTAGAAGGTGGTCGACTGCAGGCCCATGAACGCGGTCAGCACCCAGGCGGTCGGTTGCCGCCACACGCTGGTGGTGGCCGCTTCCGGGAGCGGGTCGCTGCGGGTCGGCGCGGGCAGGGCCCTGGGCAGCCACAGCAGCGCGATCAGCAGCGCCGGGACCGCCCACACCGCGAGCGAGCCGCGCCAGCCCAGCGGCGCGGACAGCGGGACGGCCACGGCCGACGCGGTGGCGGCGGCGGTGGTCATGAACGCCGAGTAGACCCCGGTCGCCGCGGAGACGGCGCCGCTGTAGTCGCGCTTGACCACCGAGGGCGCGAGCACGTTGCCCACGCCGATCGCGGCGCCCAGCAGGGCGGTTCCGACCCACAGCCCAGGGTGGCCGGTGAACGAGCGGGTCAGCAGGCCCGCCGCGAGCGCCAGGAGCGCGACCAGGAGGGTGCGCTCGGCGCCGATCCGGGTGGAGATCCGGTGCACGAACGGCGAGGCGAGGCCGAACGCGATCAGCGGCAGCGCGCCGAGGAGTCCTTGCCCGGCCTCGCTGAGCCCCTCGTCGGCGGCGATGTCCGGGAGCAGCGGGCCGACCGAGGTGATCGCGGGGCGCAGGTTGAGGGCCACCGGGAAGATCAGGGCGGTGAGCAGCGGAGCCCAGCGCTTCGCCCCGGCGCCTGCCTCGTCCACCCGACCGCCCCGTGTGCTCGTCCCTGCGCGACGACCCTACGCCTGGAGCCCCGCGCGCAACCGCTCCACGTCCGCGCCCTGGCGCGCCAGCAGCTTCACGACCTCGCCGCCCTCGTCGTCGAGCAGTTCCCGCACGAGCAGGCGCGTGCCGAACCGCGCCCCGTCCGAGACCCGCTGCCGCACCGCCCCCATGACCCGCTCGGCGGCCGGGCTCAGCCGCGTGGCGTTCTCCTCCTCACCACCCACCTTCGGGGCGACCAGGAACGGCCTGCCCGTGAAGACCCGGCCGGTGGGGACGAGGTCGCGCAGGGCGTCGGCGTCCGCGCAGCAGGAGCGCAGGACGGAGCCCGCGTCGTTGGCGGGCAGCAGTTCCGGCTTGAGCGCCTCGCCGTGCGCGTGGAGCAGCTCGTCCAGCGCGAGGACGGCGAGCAGCAGGTCGGACGCGGTGGTGGCGTCCCGCCCGCCCCGGACGGCCCGCGAGCCTGCGAAGGCGTGGAGGTGGGGCGCCAGCGGGCCCGATGCGCACCTGCTCGGCGGTGAACCCGTTGCGCGCCAGCAGTTCCGCGACCCGCGTGCCGGACAACCGCAGCAGCGCCCGCCCGAGGTGCTCGACGGTGACGAGCACCGGCCCGTCGCCCGCGTCCCCCTGCGCCGGTGCCGGTTCCGGTCGCGCGCAAGCGGGTCACGGGCGCGGTCGGGCGGATCAACCGGGTGGCCACCGGACGCGGTGGCGGCGAGGCCGGGTCTCGTCCGCCGCTGGTCCTGGCCGGGCGCCCCACCAGCCAGCACGGGCGCGAACGCACCGCGTCGGGCCGTCAGCCCCGCTCGTCGTCCCTGGGGGAGATGTCCACGTCCGCCCCGCCGAACGAGTTGCTGGTGTTGATCCCCCCTCGGATGTAACCGGTCTGGACGACGACGCCGTGGTCGGGGGGCATTTCCAGCGCGGCCAGCGCGGGCGGTTCGGTGGTGTTGAGCGCGGGCCGGAAGCAGGGGTGCACGCAGAAGTCGGACTCGTACGGCTGCACGGTCCGCTCTTCGGCGCCTCCGTAGACGTAGCGGCCACTTCGGCGGACGCCGAGGAAGCCCACGGAGAACAGCAGCTCGATCACCACGTCAGCGTTGAGCAGGTCCTCGTACCGGCTGTGGCGCTGCATGAGCGAGTCCTGGTGGACCAGGAGCAGTTCGGCGATCCCGTCCCTGGTCAGCAGGTGGGACGCGTCCCGGAACACCACCAGCAGCTCGGTGAGGAACGGGAACCGGGTGCCGTACTCCTTCGGCAGGTCGCGCGTCTTCCAGCGGGAGAACACCAGGGTCGCCTCGCGCACGTCGTCCTCGGTGATCCGGTGGCGCCCGGCGGCGAGCGCCGTGTCGCGGCACTGGTTGAGGAACTGGATCACGTCGCGCGGGCGGGGGAGGCTGCGGGTGAACAGGTAGTCGGCAGTCGGCTCGCCGTCCACCTCGGCGGGGAAGACCTCGCCCCACAGCTCGTCCGGGGTGAGGTCGCGCCCCAGGGAGGCGCGGGCCCGCGCCAGCGCCAGGTCGTGCAACTGCTTGGTGTTCCAGCTGATCCGGATCTCGTCGCTGTGGAACTTGTCGGCGTCGCTGAAGCTCAGCGAGTCGTAGATGTCCGAGCGCAGGAAGAAGGCGCAGCGGATCGACCCGCCGTAGGTCAGCGCGGCGTGCTTGCCAGCCAGCAGCAGCCCGATGACGAACGCCTCGCTGTCCTGCTCCCCCAACCAGACCTGCTCCAACTGGTCGACCAGGAACAGCAGGGCCCCGTGCCCCTTCCGCTCGCACCCCAGATCCGCGAACGCCCGCCGAACTCCGGATTCGAGGACGTCCGCCTGCCGGGACGCCCGCACGCCCTGCGCCTCGCCACCGCCCTCCGCGCCCAGCTTGATCAGACCGAACGCCTCCAGCGAGAACGACGAGCGCAGGCCGCGCCCGGCGGCGACGATCCGGTGGTAGAGGCTCATGTCGTCGAGTTCGCCGTTGTCGCGCAGGAACCGCTCCAGCGCCTTCACCGACGCCGGTCGGCGCTTCCCGTGACGACCGCCGCTCGCGTGCCGCACGAGGAAGCGGGCGGCGTGGACGGCGAGCACGTACCGCCAGAGCAGCGCCTTCGCCGCGGCGTTGGTGAGCCCGCCCAGCACGAAGTGGCGCAGCTCCTCGCCGACCGCGTCGTCCGGGGTGATCAGGCAGGTCTCCCCCGGCACGGCGCCGTTCATCGACAGGCGCACGCAGATCGCGCTCTTCCCGGTGCCCTTGCGGCCGATGATCAGGTTCTTCCGGCCGTTGAGCACCTCCGCGTACACCGTGGTGGGCAGGAAGCCGTCGCGCAGCAGGCCGTCCGCCAGGTCGCGCTCGGCGTCGTCACGGCCGAAGAAGAGCGGGCCGACCACGTCCACGTCGTCGGCGACCACCCCGCCGAACCGGACGACCGGGAACCCGGCCGGTTCGAGCGGCGCGGAGGTGGCCGTGCCCACCGCCTCCGCCAAGTGGCGGCCGAAGCGGGGATCGCGTTCGGCCGCCTCCTCCAGCGCCAGCGCGACCCGCAGCCTGCTCCGCCCAGTCACCGCCCCGCTCGTCGTCTCGTCCAGCCAGGTCCGGAACGCCGGGTCGTGCGCCAGCGCGTCGCTGACCAGCAGGCCGAGAGCAGCGACCGGGCTCCCCTGCCGTTCCCTGCCCTCGACCCAGCTCGCCAGCAGGTCGATCACGTCGAGCATCCCGCTCATCGGCACTCACCCCGGTGCGGTTGATCGGCTTCCACGAGCCCCAGTGGCGCAGTCTGGCCCACACCGCCGCCGGTACGACCGCACTTCAGCGGAGAACGCGCAGACCCTCCCTAGCCGAACAGCTCCACCACCCGCTCCACCAGCCCCGCCACCGCCGCCGCGCCGACCAGTCCCGCCGTCACCCGCCGCGACAACCGCCGGGCCTGCTTCACCACCGCGCCCCGGTCCGGCTCCGCCTCCGCGAGCTCCTCGTCCAGGTCCTCCAACGCCGCCAGCGCCGCCTCGCGCCCCGGTGCGCCCTCCGGCGCGGACTCCACCTCGGCGCGCGCCTCGGCGAGCAGCCCGCGCACGTCCCGCACCCGCTCGGGCGCGGGCGCGGAGTTCGCGTGGACGTCGCCGATCGTGTTGTTGTCCCCCTGGAACACCGCCCCGGTCGCGTTGCCGCCGATCTCGATCCTGCCGCCGCCGCCCACGTCGCCCCTCACTTCCGGTCGTCCTCCTCCGCGTTCCCGCCGACGGTGTTCCGGTCGCCGATGAACACGTTCCCGCTGACCGAGCCCTTGATGTGGATGTGCCGGTCCGCGACCTGGGTGGCCTGGCGCATGAACTCGGTGGTGGTCACGCCCTTGCGCTCCAGGTAGCGGCCCAGGGTCCGCAGCAGCTGCCGGTCCATCAGCTTCGCGTAGCGCTCCAGGTCCGCGCGCTGGAAGTAGTCCAGCACCACGTCCCCCGCGCCCAGCTCCCGCAGGCTGCGCTCCGCCCCGTACCGCTCGGACGGCGAGAGGGAGCGCGACGGGCCCGCCAGGCGGGTGACCAGCGCCTTGGCCCGGCCGAGGGCGCTCAGCGGCAGCGCCAACGCGCGGGAGAGCGCCTCGCGGACCGGCTTGAGCACCGTGGGGCGGGTGGCGTCGATGTCCTTGTACGCGGCGCGGACCGGCATCAGCACGGTCGGCGTCCACTCCACGTACAGCCTGCCGTCGTCGCAGCCCAGGTGCAGGTACCAGGTGACCACCAGCTGCCGGTCCCAGCTCTCCACCTGGAAGCAGCGGAAGTACCGCAGCCACTCCTGCGGCTCCCGCGCGATCCCGGCGGCGCGCTCGGCGGTGAGCGTCAGCGGCGGCCTGCCGTGCGAGCCGGGCAGCAGGCCCGCGGCGCGCGGGTCGTCGGCCCGGTTGGCCAGCTCGGCGGCCGAGGCCACCACCTGCTCGCTGGCGCGCAACCCGGTCAGCCGCCCGCTCGGGGACAGCGACGACGGCGCCACCAGCTCGGTCAGCCCGTGCGCGAGCGCCTCGTACAGCTCGCCCAGGTCCACGTCCACCGGGCGCCCGCCGACCCGCTCGGGTTCCTCCGCCGGGTCCAGGGTGAGCGCGAGCGACCAGGGGTCGTAGACGAGCCCGGTGCCCACGAACGGGCGCTCGCCCCGGT encodes:
- a CDS encoding FAD-dependent monooxygenase translates to MITTKQRRALVVGAGITGLATAGRLRRAGWTPVLVERSAQRRSGGYFIALFGAGHAAARRLGILDHLHDRTAPRPPLEIDRAGGSRPGFGMTDLPGKPWMMLRGDAERAAFAALPGDVEIRFSTVPAAIAQDADGVDVTLLDTATGTSTTERFDLVVGADGLRSAVRSLVFGPHERYLKRLGYMIAAFEHDGPLDGLEPGRGAMLLEPHRSMWVFAFADHNPTVLFSYRADDVDAQFTGALAQRVREAFGPQPTGRVLGAALDSLEKADTALFDSVEQVRMDTWRRGRVVLVGDSAWCATLYSGMGVSAGFAGAELLGAALEATPDDVPGALAEWERGLRPHITAHQDAAPDQRRVFVLDNRVQVALRRALPLITRTRPGKRLAERVMGFDEIARTKNADIVGEALSRSARTGTREKNTLVRPA
- a CDS encoding MFS transporter, producing MDEAGAGAKRWAPLLTALIFPVALNLRPAITSVGPLLPDIAADEGLSEAGQGLLGALPLIAFGLASPFVHRISTRIGAERTLLVALLALAAGLLTRSFTGHPGLWVGTALLGAAIGVGNVLAPSVVKRDYSGAVSAATGVYSAFMTTAAATASAVAVPLSAPLGWRGSLAVWAVPALLIALLWLPRALPAPTRSDPLPEAATTSVWRQPTAWVLTAFMGLQSTTFYVVVTWLPTIETTAGVSPEQAGLHLFAYQVTGIAAGLVIPRLMRDPATQVAAAVTASTPMLLGVLGLLAAPGLSALWTVVIGLGTGSSLVVALSLIGLRGRTHAETTALSGMAQSLGYLLAAAGPVAAGHLAERTGSWRASLWLVAALAVVQIVVALRAGRVPDRRTAQS
- a CDS encoding P-loop ATPase, Sll1717 family, with translation MSGMLDVIDLLASWVEGRERQGSPVAALGLLVSDALAHDPAFRTWLDETTSGAVTGRSRLRVALALEEAAERDPRFGRHLAEAVGTATSAPLEPAGFPVVRFGGVVADDVDVVGPLFFGRDDAERDLADGLLRDGFLPTTVYAEVLNGRKNLIIGRKGTGKSAICVRLSMNGAVPGETCLITPDDAVGEELRHFVLGGLTNAAAKALLWRYVLAVHAARFLVRHASGGRHGKRRPASVKALERFLRDNGELDDMSLYHRIVAAGRGLRSSFSLEAFGLIKLGAEGGGEAQGVRASRQADVLESGVRRAFADLGCERKGHGALLFLVDQLEQVWLGEQDSEAFVIGLLLAGKHAALTYGGSIRCAFFLRSDIYDSLSFSDADKFHSDEIRISWNTKQLHDLALARARASLGRDLTPDELWGEVFPAEVDGEPTADYLFTRSLPRPRDVIQFLNQCRDTALAAGRHRITEDDVREATLVFSRWKTRDLPKEYGTRFPFLTELLVVFRDASHLLTRDGIAELLLVHQDSLMQRHSRYEDLLNADVVIELLFSVGFLGVRRSGRYVYGGAEERTVQPYESDFCVHPCFRPALNTTEPPALAALEMPPDHGVVVQTGYIRGGINTSNSFGGADVDISPRDDERG